The Armatimonadota bacterium DNA segment GCGAAGCCGCGCTCAACAGGCTTATCCTCGCCCTCGATGTCCCCACGCTTGACGATGCCGTGGAGTGGTATCATCGTATGGCCCCGCGTTTCGGCTGGTTCAAGGTGGGGTTGGAGCTATTTAGCGCTCACGGCCCGGCGGTTTTCGACCGCATCCCGCCCGAGCGCGTTTTCCTCGACGTAAAGTACCACGACATCCCGAACACCGTGGCCGGCGCTTCCAGGGCAGCCGCGAAGCTGGGCGTCTGGATGTTCAACGTCCACGCGGCGGGGGGTTCCGCGATGCTCAAGGCCGCCAGGCAGGCCGCTGATGCCGGGTCGCAGTCCATCGGCGCCGCTCCACCGCTTCTCATCGCGGTGACCGTCCTCAGCAGCATCGACGAGACCGTGTTGCGCGGCGAGATGGGGGTGGCGAGGGCGATTGACGAACAGGTGCTGGCGATGGCG contains these protein-coding regions:
- the pyrF gene encoding orotidine-5'-phosphate decarboxylase, which codes for MTQTQREAALNRLILALDVPTLDDAVEWYHRMAPRFGWFKVGLELFSAHGPAVFDRIPPERVFLDVKYHDIPNTVAGASRAAAKLGVWMFNVHAAGGSAMLKAARQAADAGSQSIGAAPPLLIAVTVLSSIDETVLRGEMGVARAIDEQVLAMARLAQDNGLDGVVASAPEVARIREACGPDFVIMTPGIRPSGAPLGDQKRVMTPAEAIRAGSTYLGIGRPVTAEADPESAAEAILEEVAQAMQTG